A region of Natribaculum luteum DNA encodes the following proteins:
- a CDS encoding PAS domain S-box protein, with the protein MSDPAETTDATFWVDGDEDGDGPFQRCRTLLESIGEGIVQLDADGDVVAATEAFVELTGHARDDLLGEHVSLVLDRTDAARTEAAIRSIRDDDCETCTLEFELRTASGETVPCRLWLNSIDDGTEEGTVGVVRDVDDCDDRDGRRERRTLEDPSDSLPAVLDEADVGVFVLDSTFDVVWLNEGIERYFGLEREAVVGRDKRDVIAETIGNRVADTDAFVDTVRSTYEDNSYVEQFECHITPGDNREERWLEHRSKPIDSGRYAGGRVELYYDVTDRKRSERSLRRERDVVERILETSPVGVLIATADGSVTRMNERMEAILDLSSGEYELGQRDLFDADGDPLPFEQRPIGRVLETGETVRGQELQVKPPDGKRRWVSVNATPLTDNAGDLERVVATATDVTQLKEQARRLERQRDGLRTELDGVFDRVTDGFFAVDDDWRFTYVNERAEELLDWTEDELLGEPLWAAFPEAVDSTFEDRYRHAMETQESISFEAYYPPLEAWFEVRVYPSESGLSVYFADVTERNQRERELERQREQLAALNNVNDVVRETTDAVIDQSTREEIERTVCESLADSASYAFAWVAEVDPQTGRIVPRVEAGVDGYLEDVDISADPDEPAGRGPAGRAVQTGEMQISRDVLTDPAFELWREYAREYGYRSSAAIPITHEGALYGILGVYSERTGAFAADERSVVGQLGEIVGHAIAAVERKRALTSDEVVELELQIRDVFEAVDVQQSLEGTITFERTVPVGDGEFLVYGTATDDALPTLDALTDRVSYWEDVTMISEGFGDVSFEARLSESTVLSTIASQGGYVEEAIVDDGDLHMTVHLPRETDVRRVTDDVEARYPNAEVLARRQVTRDVGSSQRLERTWLNDLTDRQRAVLEAAYYSGFFEWPRDNSGEAVAESLDIAPATFHQHIRTAQNKLFETLLEVTFTTNYGGR; encoded by the coding sequence ATGAGCGACCCGGCAGAGACGACCGACGCGACGTTCTGGGTGGACGGCGACGAGGACGGGGATGGCCCCTTCCAGCGGTGCCGGACGCTCCTCGAGTCGATCGGTGAGGGCATCGTCCAGCTCGACGCCGACGGGGACGTCGTCGCGGCCACCGAGGCATTCGTCGAGCTGACGGGCCATGCTCGAGACGACCTCCTCGGCGAACACGTGTCGCTCGTCCTCGACCGTACCGACGCGGCGCGAACCGAGGCGGCGATCCGTTCGATCCGCGATGACGACTGCGAGACGTGCACGCTCGAGTTCGAACTCCGGACGGCCAGCGGCGAGACGGTTCCGTGTCGGCTGTGGTTGAACTCGATCGACGACGGAACGGAGGAGGGGACAGTCGGCGTCGTCCGTGACGTCGACGACTGCGACGACCGCGACGGCCGACGCGAGCGTCGCACCCTCGAGGATCCGTCCGACTCTCTCCCGGCCGTCCTGGACGAGGCGGATGTCGGCGTCTTCGTCCTCGATTCTACCTTCGACGTCGTCTGGCTCAACGAGGGGATCGAGCGCTACTTCGGGCTCGAGCGCGAGGCGGTCGTCGGCCGAGACAAACGCGACGTGATCGCAGAGACGATCGGGAATCGCGTCGCCGATACCGACGCGTTCGTCGACACCGTTCGGTCGACCTACGAGGACAACAGCTACGTCGAACAGTTCGAGTGTCACATCACGCCGGGCGACAATCGCGAGGAGCGCTGGCTCGAACACCGCAGCAAACCGATCGACTCCGGCCGGTACGCCGGCGGCCGCGTCGAACTCTACTACGACGTGACCGACCGAAAGCGGTCCGAACGATCGCTCCGTCGAGAGCGAGACGTCGTCGAACGGATCCTCGAGACCAGTCCCGTCGGCGTTCTGATCGCGACCGCAGACGGCTCGGTCACCCGCATGAACGAGCGGATGGAAGCGATACTCGACCTCTCGAGTGGCGAGTATGAACTCGGCCAGCGGGACCTGTTCGACGCCGACGGCGACCCGCTCCCGTTCGAGCAGCGGCCGATCGGACGCGTCCTCGAGACCGGCGAGACGGTCCGGGGGCAGGAACTTCAGGTGAAGCCGCCGGACGGAAAGCGGCGGTGGGTCTCGGTCAACGCGACGCCGCTGACCGACAACGCGGGTGATCTGGAGCGCGTCGTCGCGACGGCCACCGACGTCACACAGCTGAAAGAACAGGCCAGACGGCTCGAACGCCAGCGCGACGGGTTGCGGACGGAACTCGACGGGGTGTTCGATCGCGTCACGGACGGCTTCTTCGCCGTCGACGACGACTGGCGGTTCACGTACGTCAACGAGCGCGCCGAAGAGCTGCTCGACTGGACGGAGGACGAACTCCTCGGCGAACCCCTCTGGGCGGCGTTCCCCGAGGCAGTCGACTCGACGTTCGAAGATCGGTATCGTCACGCGATGGAGACCCAGGAGTCGATCTCCTTCGAAGCGTACTACCCACCGCTCGAGGCCTGGTTCGAAGTACGGGTGTACCCCTCCGAGAGCGGACTCTCGGTGTACTTCGCCGACGTCACCGAGCGCAACCAGCGCGAACGCGAACTCGAGCGCCAGCGCGAACAGCTCGCGGCGCTCAACAACGTCAACGACGTCGTCAGAGAGACGACCGACGCGGTCATCGACCAGTCGACCCGCGAGGAGATCGAACGGACCGTCTGCGAGTCACTCGCCGACTCGGCGTCGTACGCGTTCGCGTGGGTCGCCGAGGTCGATCCACAGACGGGGCGGATCGTCCCGCGGGTGGAAGCCGGCGTCGACGGCTACCTCGAGGACGTCGACATCTCGGCGGATCCCGACGAACCGGCGGGTCGAGGGCCAGCGGGGAGAGCCGTGCAAACCGGGGAGATGCAGATCAGCCGGGACGTCCTGACCGACCCGGCGTTCGAGCTCTGGCGCGAGTACGCCCGCGAGTACGGCTACCGCTCGTCGGCCGCGATCCCGATCACCCACGAGGGGGCGCTCTATGGCATTCTCGGCGTCTACTCCGAACGAACGGGCGCGTTCGCGGCCGACGAGCGGTCTGTGGTCGGGCAACTCGGCGAGATCGTCGGTCACGCCATCGCCGCCGTCGAACGCAAGCGGGCGCTGACCAGCGACGAGGTCGTCGAACTCGAACTCCAGATCCGCGACGTCTTCGAGGCGGTCGACGTCCAGCAGTCCCTCGAGGGGACGATCACGTTCGAGCGGACGGTACCCGTCGGCGACGGCGAGTTCCTCGTGTACGGGACGGCCACCGACGACGCACTCCCGACGCTCGACGCGCTCACCGACCGCGTCTCGTACTGGGAGGACGTGACGATGATCAGCGAGGGCTTCGGCGACGTCTCGTTCGAGGCGCGACTCTCCGAATCGACCGTGCTCTCGACGATCGCGTCCCAGGGCGGGTACGTCGAGGAAGCGATCGTCGACGACGGCGACCTCCACATGACGGTCCACCTTCCCCGCGAGACGGACGTCCGCCGCGTGACCGACGACGTCGAAGCGCGGTATCCGAACGCGGAGGTACTGGCGCGTCGCCAGGTGACCCGCGACGTCGGCTCCTCACAGCGCCTCGAGCGTACCTGGCTGAACGACCTGACCGACCGCCAGCGGGCGGTCCTCGAGGCGGCCTACTACAGCGGCTTTTTCGAGTGGCCCAGGGACAACTCCGGCGAGGCGGTCGCAGAGTCGCTCGACATCGCGCCAGCGACGTTTCACCAGCACATCCGGACGGCACAGAACAAACTCTTCGAGACGTTGCTCGAGGTGACGTTCACCACGAACTACGGCGGCCGCTGA
- a CDS encoding CinA family protein: MDEAIDLDLAERVGDALRDADETLSVAESCTGGLIGAAITAVPGSSDYFDAGLCTYAYDAKRRHLGVSREALDEHGAVSAPVARQMARGVRDVTDVTWGVATTGIAGPTGGTEENPVGTVYIGVAYAGPWGSESSYVTVSRYVFDGDRAAIRAATVEQALSNLLAELERSRVS, translated from the coding sequence ATGGACGAAGCGATCGACCTCGACCTGGCCGAGCGAGTCGGCGACGCGCTTCGAGACGCAGACGAGACGCTGTCCGTCGCGGAGTCGTGTACCGGCGGCCTGATCGGGGCGGCGATCACCGCGGTTCCCGGCTCGAGCGACTACTTCGATGCCGGACTGTGCACCTACGCCTACGACGCGAAGCGACGGCACCTCGGCGTCTCTCGCGAGGCGCTCGACGAACACGGTGCGGTGTCCGCCCCCGTCGCTCGTCAGATGGCCCGCGGCGTACGGGACGTCACAGACGTCACCTGGGGCGTCGCGACGACCGGGATCGCCGGCCCCACCGGCGGGACCGAGGAAAACCCCGTCGGAACCGTCTACATCGGCGTCGCCTACGCCGGCCCCTGGGGATCGGAGTCGTCGTACGTGACCGTCTCGCGGTACGTGTTCGACGGCGACCGCGCCGCAATCCGGGCGGCGACCGTCGAGCAGGCGCTGTCGAACCTGCTCGCGGAACTCGAGCGATCGCGCGTGTCATGA
- a CDS encoding metal-dependent hydrolase: protein MNKKGHVLNAVLLGIGLGYLIEPAGDETTFATILMIGVPVTLGALFPDIDTEFGRHRKTLHNLPILAGFVAFPYFFGNLEYVWIGVLTHYVLDVAGSKRGIALFYPVWKKEFGLPTGVTVSSSRADLVTVLVTVAELVLAGLVIYEVPQRGLEVGRQAIGI from the coding sequence ATGAACAAGAAGGGACACGTCCTCAACGCGGTGCTTCTCGGTATCGGCCTAGGGTACCTCATAGAGCCGGCCGGCGACGAGACGACCTTCGCGACGATCCTGATGATCGGCGTTCCCGTGACGCTCGGCGCGCTGTTTCCCGACATCGACACGGAGTTCGGCCGCCATCGCAAGACGCTGCACAACCTGCCGATCCTCGCCGGCTTCGTCGCGTTTCCGTACTTCTTCGGGAATCTCGAGTACGTCTGGATCGGCGTCCTCACCCACTACGTCCTCGACGTGGCGGGCAGCAAACGCGGCATCGCGCTGTTCTATCCCGTCTGGAAGAAGGAGTTCGGCCTCCCGACCGGCGTCACGGTCAGCAGTAGCCGAGCCGACCTCGTTACCGTCCTCGTCACTGTCGCCGAACTCGTCCTCGCGGGACTCGTGATCTACGAGGTCCCACAGCGAGGTCTCGAGGTCGGGCGACAGGCGATCGGTATCTGA